A region from the Brevibacterium paucivorans genome encodes:
- a CDS encoding glycogen/starch/alpha-glucan phosphorylase encodes MSERLKVHNVDTDALELPEITAEGFRSSLLHHLQYSVGSDPAHASKFDWRIALSYAVRDRAISPWFRATRTTWDTDHKRVYYLSMEFLTGRLLEDTAINLGIFSIVNEALTSLGLDFHDIAEDEPDPALGNGGLGRLAACYLESTATLACPAYGYGIRYEHGLFKQGFDHGVQIETPEDWQANDSPWNFTRPEAAYRVLFGGHLQDDNGATIWVPEQHVVAESHDTPIVGYGGNWANTLRLWAAKPSAKYFDLNQFNAGHLARASFAEALARSLSRVLYPNDTTDTGKELRLRQEYFLTSASVQDILRRFLSTHDDLRQLPDFAAIQMNDTHPAIAGPELIRLLIDDHGFEFETAADIATQVLGYTNHTLLPEALERWSVDLMRHVLPRHMDLIEKIEHREIELHGPLEPPSSILDDGHVNMGSLAFLTSHRVNGVSALHTDLIRSDLFPDFNSRHPERIINVTNGVTPRRWLKLANPDLSALITEAIGTGWETDLDRLTQLAEYADNDDFLTAFGETKHAAKNRLADWLNHHHDIDIPVTGLFDVQVKRIHEYKRQLLNIFWTIARWQRIKRDPSAGWVPRVKLFGGKAAQSYVMAKDIIRLINDVAAVVNNDPDTKDLLQVVFPPNYNVSMAEKLIPAADLSEQISTAGMEASGTGNMKFALNGALTIGTLDGANVEIREKVGADNFFLFGMTTEEVAQRREQPDHSRKAIEASQPMRDILQAVAEGTFSPDEPHRYGDLVDNMWNSDWFLVASDFDSYDQAQTRVDEAYQDTRAWQKASVLNIANMGYFSSDRSVREYMANIWNVDSAL; translated from the coding sequence ATGTCTGAACGGCTCAAAGTTCACAACGTCGACACCGATGCTCTGGAGCTTCCAGAAATCACCGCTGAAGGTTTCCGCTCCTCATTGCTTCACCACCTTCAGTACTCAGTAGGTTCAGACCCAGCCCACGCCTCAAAATTCGACTGGCGAATCGCCCTGTCCTACGCAGTGCGCGACCGCGCAATCAGCCCGTGGTTCCGCGCAACCCGCACCACATGGGACACCGACCACAAACGCGTGTACTACCTGTCCATGGAGTTCCTCACCGGACGCCTCCTGGAAGACACCGCCATCAACCTGGGCATTTTCAGCATCGTCAACGAAGCACTGACAAGCCTGGGTCTCGACTTCCATGACATCGCAGAAGACGAACCCGATCCCGCCCTGGGTAACGGGGGACTGGGCCGCCTGGCCGCCTGCTACCTCGAATCCACCGCCACCCTGGCATGCCCCGCGTACGGATACGGCATCCGCTACGAACACGGCCTGTTCAAACAAGGCTTTGACCACGGTGTCCAAATCGAAACACCAGAAGACTGGCAGGCCAACGACAGCCCCTGGAACTTCACCCGCCCCGAAGCGGCCTACCGCGTGCTCTTTGGCGGCCACCTCCAAGACGACAACGGCGCAACAATCTGGGTGCCCGAACAGCACGTCGTCGCAGAATCCCACGACACCCCAATCGTGGGCTACGGCGGCAACTGGGCCAACACCCTACGCCTATGGGCGGCCAAGCCCAGCGCTAAGTACTTCGACCTCAACCAGTTCAACGCCGGACACCTGGCCCGTGCATCATTCGCCGAAGCACTCGCACGCAGCCTGTCCCGAGTTCTCTACCCCAACGACACCACCGACACCGGAAAAGAACTCCGCCTGCGCCAGGAGTACTTCCTCACCTCGGCCTCGGTGCAGGACATTCTGCGTCGCTTCCTCTCCACCCACGACGACCTGCGTCAGCTCCCAGACTTCGCAGCGATTCAAATGAACGACACACACCCGGCGATCGCAGGCCCGGAACTCATCCGCCTGCTCATCGACGATCACGGGTTCGAATTCGAAACCGCCGCTGACATCGCAACACAAGTGCTGGGCTACACCAACCACACACTCCTCCCAGAAGCACTTGAGCGCTGGTCGGTTGACCTTATGCGCCACGTCCTCCCACGCCACATGGACCTCATCGAAAAGATCGAGCACCGCGAAATCGAGCTACACGGTCCACTCGAACCGCCAAGTTCCATCCTCGACGACGGTCACGTGAACATGGGTAGCCTGGCGTTCCTCACCAGCCACCGCGTCAACGGTGTGTCAGCCCTTCACACTGACCTCATTCGCAGTGACCTCTTCCCCGACTTCAACAGCCGCCACCCCGAAAGGATCATCAACGTCACCAACGGGGTGACACCTCGGCGGTGGCTCAAACTTGCCAACCCGGACCTTTCCGCACTTATTACGGAAGCCATTGGCACAGGCTGGGAAACCGACCTTGACCGGCTCACTCAGCTCGCTGAGTACGCGGACAACGACGACTTCCTCACCGCATTTGGCGAAACCAAACACGCGGCAAAAAACCGGCTCGCAGACTGGCTCAACCACCACCACGACATCGACATCCCCGTCACCGGGCTCTTTGACGTACAGGTCAAACGTATCCACGAATACAAGCGCCAGCTGCTCAACATCTTCTGGACTATTGCCCGCTGGCAACGCATCAAGCGCGACCCGTCCGCCGGCTGGGTGCCACGCGTCAAACTGTTCGGTGGGAAAGCTGCACAGAGCTATGTCATGGCAAAGGACATCATCCGCCTGATCAACGACGTCGCAGCAGTGGTCAACAACGACCCAGACACCAAGGACCTCCTCCAAGTGGTGTTCCCACCGAACTACAACGTGTCCATGGCCGAAAAACTCATCCCAGCCGCCGACCTGTCCGAACAGATCTCGACTGCCGGCATGGAGGCCTCCGGAACCGGAAACATGAAGTTCGCACTCAACGGAGCGCTGACAATCGGAACGCTGGACGGCGCCAATGTCGAAATCCGCGAAAAGGTGGGCGCTGACAACTTCTTCCTCTTTGGCATGACCACTGAAGAAGTGGCCCAACGCAGGGAACAACCGGATCACAGCCGAAAGGCCATCGAGGCAAGCCAGCCTATGCGCGACATTCTCCAAGCCGTTGCAGAAGGCACGTTCAGCCCGGACGAACCACACCGTTACGGCGACCTGGTCGACAACATGTGGAACTCCGACTGGTTCCTGGTCGCTAGCGACTTCGACTCCTACGATCAGGCCCAAACCCGAGTCGACGAAGCGTACCAGGACACCCGGGCCTGGCAGAAAGCCAGCGTGCTCAACATCGCGAACATGGGGTACTTCAGTTCGGACCGTTCGGTACGCGAATACATGGCCAATATTTGGAACGTTGATTCAGCGCTGTAA
- a CDS encoding NAD(P)/FAD-dependent oxidoreductase, with translation MALIRNSKLRPRVLVVGGGYLGLVTAQNLLKNLGRGEATVTVVDPNPYMTYQPFLPEVAAGSIEPRHAVVPLRRNLKGAEVVTGYVRSINHAKKYAVVEPEGDEAFELDYDHIVLAAGSVARALPIPGLDEEAIGVKRIEEAVALRDHILNQLDLAALMENDEERRKALTFAFVGGGFAGIEALAEIEDMVRSAVAQHETLTEADVRFVLVEAAPRVMPEVGEAQARWVVDHLRERGVDVYLETFLQDCTNKRCKLSNGEEFDADTIVWNAGVKANPLLVDSDLPLDDRGRLTVRADLRVEDENGVVEGAWGAGDNAAVPDLSGGGGGGYCVPNAQHAVRQAPVLAANILAALRGETEFRQYFHKSLGAVAGMGLYKGVAQMGDFETRGFLAWLMHRGYHGYAIPTVDRKLRVFTNWFLNFVAGRDLTALKDLDVPRKSFVEAAHSKPAPRKEPANK, from the coding sequence ATGGCTTTGATTCGTAATAGCAAATTGCGTCCACGTGTCCTCGTAGTAGGTGGCGGTTACCTCGGACTGGTCACCGCCCAGAACCTGTTGAAGAACCTGGGTCGAGGTGAAGCAACGGTCACCGTTGTTGACCCCAACCCATACATGACTTACCAGCCGTTCCTTCCAGAAGTTGCTGCCGGTTCGATCGAACCACGCCACGCTGTGGTTCCACTGCGCCGCAACCTCAAGGGTGCAGAAGTTGTCACCGGTTACGTTCGCTCCATCAACCACGCAAAGAAGTACGCGGTTGTCGAGCCTGAAGGTGACGAAGCATTCGAACTGGACTACGACCACATTGTGCTGGCCGCCGGTTCGGTTGCACGCGCACTGCCGATCCCAGGTCTGGACGAAGAAGCTATTGGTGTTAAGCGCATTGAAGAAGCTGTTGCTCTGCGCGACCACATCCTCAACCAGCTCGACCTCGCAGCTCTCATGGAGAACGACGAAGAACGTCGCAAGGCTCTGACGTTTGCTTTCGTCGGTGGTGGATTCGCTGGAATCGAAGCGCTCGCTGAAATTGAAGACATGGTGCGTTCGGCTGTTGCCCAGCACGAAACCCTCACCGAAGCCGACGTTCGCTTCGTTCTGGTTGAAGCGGCACCTCGCGTGATGCCAGAAGTTGGCGAAGCGCAGGCACGCTGGGTTGTTGACCACCTGCGTGAACGTGGCGTTGACGTATACCTGGAAACCTTCCTGCAGGACTGCACCAACAAGCGTTGCAAGCTGTCGAACGGTGAAGAGTTCGACGCTGACACCATCGTGTGGAACGCCGGTGTGAAGGCTAACCCACTGCTGGTTGACTCGGACCTTCCGCTGGACGACCGCGGTCGCCTCACGGTTCGCGCTGACCTGCGTGTTGAAGACGAAAACGGTGTTGTTGAAGGCGCATGGGGTGCTGGTGACAACGCTGCTGTTCCAGACCTCTCCGGTGGCGGTGGAGGTGGGTACTGCGTGCCAAATGCTCAGCACGCTGTGCGCCAGGCTCCTGTTCTGGCCGCTAACATCTTGGCTGCTCTGCGTGGCGAAACCGAATTCCGCCAGTACTTCCACAAGTCACTGGGTGCGGTTGCCGGTATGGGTCTGTACAAGGGTGTCGCACAGATGGGTGACTTCGAAACCCGTGGCTTCCTCGCATGGCTCATGCACCGTGGTTACCACGGCTACGCGATTCCTACCGTGGACCGCAAGCTCCGCGTGTTCACCAACTGGTTCCTCAACTTCGTTGCTGGTCGCGACCTCACCGCGTTGAAGGACCTGGACGTGCCACGCAAGAGCTTCGTAGAAGCTGCTCACTCTAAGCCAGCTCCTCGCAAGGAGCCAGCTAACAAGTAA
- the glgB gene encoding 1,4-alpha-glucan branching protein GlgB has protein sequence MARDITSDSDGVTEVGPAPAEIQAVVEGRHWDPFSVLGPSADQAEVVAHIPGAERVWAVNDSESHELKPYASAPTVFHGPYVPYYRLRIQWPGGHVEERHDPYRFSPVLGEIDEYLLSEGTHHQLWRALGAHLITHEEVPGVHFAVWAPNAKRVSVVGNFNSWDHTAHPMRSRGATGVWELFIPGLGAGETYKYSILGENGQLPLKADPVGFGSEHAPHTASVVRDIDAHTWTDSDWLEVRGEAFATSAPVSIYEVHLGSWKRVRDQHGERFMSYRELADELVDYAHHMGFTHIEIMPVSEHPFDGSWGYQPIGLYAPTIRYGTPEEFQAFVDAAHARGLGVIADWVPGHFPTDSHGLGNFDGTALYEHADPRQGFHPDWNTLIFNYGRPEVLSYLVSNALYWLSEYHLDGLRVDAVASMIYLDYSRKDNEWVPNRDGGRENYEAINFLQRTNTAAYGADESVAIVAEESTAFPGVTKPVHAGGLGFGYKWNLGWMNDSLEYFAKDPVYRKYHQNQLTFGMTYAYSENYVLPISHDEVVHGKGSMYQRMPGSHEDKLGNLKLFYAYMWAFPGKKLLFMGQEFGQHHEWNHSASLDWNTLNDPGHVGVQNVVRDLNLFYRDQPAMHALDTDPRGFQWLLLEAVDDQVIAWMRRGNPGDPHVVVVLNCTPVERTNYRIAFPVPGRWHEALNTDSSHYGGANRGNCGAIDTEPVPCGTEAQSALLTLPPLSAIYFVEDQS, from the coding sequence GTGGCCAGGGATATCACCTCAGATTCGGACGGTGTGACCGAGGTCGGTCCGGCGCCCGCTGAAATCCAGGCTGTCGTTGAAGGCAGGCATTGGGACCCGTTTTCGGTTCTGGGGCCCAGCGCAGACCAGGCCGAGGTCGTGGCCCACATCCCCGGCGCGGAACGTGTGTGGGCAGTCAATGACTCCGAGTCCCACGAACTCAAACCGTACGCGTCCGCACCAACGGTTTTCCACGGGCCATATGTGCCCTACTACCGCTTGCGCATCCAGTGGCCCGGCGGTCATGTAGAGGAACGTCACGACCCGTACCGTTTCAGCCCAGTTTTGGGTGAAATCGACGAATACCTCTTGAGCGAAGGTACCCACCACCAGTTGTGGCGCGCCTTGGGAGCTCACCTCATCACCCACGAAGAAGTCCCCGGCGTCCATTTCGCTGTGTGGGCGCCAAACGCCAAGCGCGTTTCGGTCGTTGGTAACTTCAACAGCTGGGACCACACGGCCCACCCCATGCGCTCCCGAGGTGCTACCGGGGTATGGGAGCTTTTCATCCCTGGTCTGGGGGCGGGGGAGACGTACAAGTACTCCATTCTTGGGGAAAACGGGCAACTTCCCCTGAAGGCCGACCCTGTTGGATTCGGTAGCGAACATGCGCCACACACCGCCTCGGTGGTGCGCGACATCGACGCCCACACCTGGACGGACAGCGACTGGCTGGAGGTCCGCGGAGAAGCCTTTGCCACCTCGGCGCCGGTGAGCATTTACGAAGTCCACTTAGGCTCGTGGAAGCGTGTACGTGACCAGCACGGTGAACGTTTCATGTCCTACCGTGAACTTGCGGACGAACTGGTCGATTACGCCCACCACATGGGATTCACCCACATCGAGATCATGCCGGTGAGTGAGCATCCGTTCGACGGTTCGTGGGGGTATCAGCCAATTGGTCTGTATGCGCCAACCATCCGCTACGGCACCCCGGAGGAGTTTCAAGCGTTTGTTGATGCGGCACACGCGCGCGGCCTGGGCGTGATCGCCGACTGGGTGCCGGGGCATTTCCCCACCGATTCGCACGGCCTGGGCAACTTCGACGGCACGGCCTTGTATGAGCACGCTGATCCACGTCAGGGCTTTCACCCTGACTGGAACACACTTATCTTCAACTATGGCCGTCCAGAAGTGTTGAGTTATCTGGTGTCCAATGCCTTGTATTGGCTCAGCGAGTACCACTTGGACGGTTTACGCGTCGATGCCGTCGCGTCGATGATCTACCTGGACTATTCGCGCAAGGATAACGAGTGGGTGCCTAACCGCGACGGCGGACGCGAAAATTACGAAGCCATCAATTTCCTTCAGCGGACCAACACCGCCGCCTACGGTGCTGACGAATCAGTTGCGATCGTAGCCGAGGAATCCACTGCGTTCCCCGGTGTGACGAAGCCGGTCCACGCTGGTGGCCTGGGATTCGGTTACAAGTGGAACCTGGGCTGGATGAATGACTCCTTGGAGTACTTCGCAAAGGACCCCGTATATCGCAAGTACCACCAGAATCAGCTCACGTTCGGTATGACGTATGCGTATTCGGAAAATTACGTGTTGCCCATCAGCCATGACGAAGTGGTTCACGGAAAAGGGTCCATGTACCAGCGCATGCCTGGGTCACATGAGGACAAGTTGGGCAACCTGAAGTTGTTTTACGCGTACATGTGGGCGTTTCCGGGCAAAAAACTCTTGTTCATGGGACAAGAGTTTGGGCAGCACCACGAATGGAACCACTCAGCCAGCTTGGACTGGAACACCTTGAACGACCCCGGCCATGTGGGCGTTCAGAACGTGGTCCGTGACCTGAACCTGTTTTACCGCGACCAGCCTGCGATGCACGCCCTGGACACGGACCCGCGAGGCTTCCAGTGGCTCCTGCTTGAAGCGGTAGATGACCAGGTCATCGCGTGGATGCGTCGCGGTAATCCCGGAGACCCTCACGTCGTTGTGGTTCTCAACTGCACCCCTGTTGAACGCACCAACTACCGGATCGCGTTCCCCGTGCCTGGTCGCTGGCACGAAGCGCTCAATACCGACTCTTCCCACTACGGCGGGGCCAAC